The following are from one region of the Stigmatella ashevillena genome:
- a CDS encoding efflux RND transporter periplasmic adaptor subunit, with amino-acid sequence MPASVTTPSDELPSPSTRPTSSRKRWVIGILVLLGIIAVLVGIKAAQIGAMIQAGASFVPPPESVTSAKAETIEWQASRRAVGTVLAVRGVSLGAELSGIVRDIGFENGARVKKGQVLVQLDTSSEAAQLTGAEADAELARLTRARVQTLHAQGAKPQADLESAQARVVQAEAIVTNLRALIAKKVIRAPFDGRIGIRQVELGQVISPGSPIASLHSMDPIHVEFLLPQQALAEVKPGQKVRIHVDVFPRNTWEGELTTINPEVEISSRNVRMRATVPNTDGRLLPGMFANVDVLSEDTSQVVAIPTTAVLFAPYGDSVFVLEEKKDAAGNPSLVAQQRFARLGERRGDFVAVASGLKPGETVVSNGVFKLRNGAAVVVNNALAPQAEASPQPVAP; translated from the coding sequence ATGCCTGCATCTGTCACAACCCCCTCTGACGAACTGCCCTCCCCCTCCACGCGTCCCACCAGCAGCCGCAAACGGTGGGTCATCGGCATTCTGGTTTTACTGGGTATCATCGCGGTGCTCGTGGGCATCAAGGCGGCGCAGATCGGCGCGATGATTCAAGCCGGTGCTTCCTTTGTCCCCCCCCCCGAATCCGTCACCTCGGCCAAGGCCGAGACCATCGAGTGGCAAGCGTCCCGGAGAGCTGTCGGCACGGTGCTCGCGGTCCGCGGCGTATCCCTGGGTGCCGAGCTGTCCGGCATCGTCCGGGACATCGGCTTCGAGAACGGCGCACGGGTCAAGAAGGGGCAGGTGCTCGTGCAGCTCGACACCTCCAGCGAAGCGGCCCAGCTGACGGGGGCCGAGGCGGACGCTGAGCTCGCCCGGCTCACCCGTGCCCGCGTCCAGACGCTTCACGCCCAAGGTGCCAAACCCCAGGCAGACCTCGAGTCCGCCCAGGCGCGGGTGGTCCAAGCCGAGGCCATCGTGACCAACCTGCGCGCCCTCATCGCCAAGAAGGTCATCCGCGCGCCATTCGATGGCCGCATCGGCATCCGGCAAGTGGAGCTGGGCCAGGTCATCTCCCCGGGAAGCCCCATCGCCTCCCTCCACTCCATGGACCCCATCCACGTGGAGTTCCTCTTGCCGCAGCAGGCGCTGGCGGAGGTGAAGCCCGGGCAGAAGGTGCGCATCCACGTCGACGTCTTCCCCCGAAACACGTGGGAGGGCGAACTCACGACCATCAACCCCGAGGTGGAGATCTCCTCGCGAAATGTGCGCATGCGCGCCACGGTGCCCAACACGGACGGGCGTCTGCTGCCGGGCATGTTCGCCAACGTCGACGTGCTCTCCGAGGACACAAGCCAGGTGGTGGCCATCCCCACCACCGCCGTGCTCTTCGCCCCCTATGGGGACTCGGTGTTCGTCCTCGAAGAGAAAAAGGACGCCGCCGGCAATCCGAGCCTCGTGGCGCAGCAGCGGTTCGCACGGCTGGGTGAGCGGCGGGGGGACTTCGTCGCGGTGGCCTCGGGCCTGAAGCCAGGGGAGACCGTGGTCAGCAACGGCGTCTTCAAGCTGCGCAACGGCGCGGCCGTCGTCGTCAACAACGCGCTGGCGCCACAGGCCGAGGCCTCGCCCCAGCCTGTCGCCCCGTAG
- a CDS encoding efflux RND transporter permease subunit codes for MFISDFAIKRPIITITAMVALVVFGLVALANLETDEFPDVQQPVIAVTIVYPGASPDVVEREIVEPIEDAIFSISGLDGSRTTSSATDGLAQFIVFFDFEKDIQEASQDLRDAISSKRADLPQEMEEPILTRFDPADMPIVSLTLTSDTLPASALTRIADPTVVRELRSVPGVAQVTVVGGVERELTVELRPTALQAAGVSVGEVVQALQFQNLAAPVGRINAALKEQTIRLKGRLETPEEFMQLVIAERGGQAIRLGQVAQVRDGTEEPRTLSLFNGQQAVGIDVLKAKGYSTTDVADTLRERVKALEPHLPQGARLEIVRDAGVRVGAAVTNVQEALVEGAFLTVLVVFLFLNSWRSTVITGLALPVSVLASFISVWAFGFTLNTMSLLGLSLAIGILIDDAIVVRENIVRHIELGKDHYTASRQGTSEIGLAVAATTFSIVAVFVPIAFMYGVAGQWFKPFALSMACAVLVSLFVSFSLDPMLSAYWADPQVEKGARKGPISRALSRFNHWFDRQADRYKRVIGWALDHRLAMVLLAVGSLVGALTLQGAFGGAGFVPVSDNSELEILVETPSGSNLEYTRRKVEEVSRLAHAHPEVDYTYATLGTPLPLRSPGVDQALVYVRLKPKATREVSQDALGHTLRREMGRVGGAKVSVFTSGFGGAFKSIQLELRGPDARVLSQLADQMAGEVAQVPGAVDVGLSTRGQKPELVVELRRGLAGQLGVTVGQVAQSLRPAFAGLDAGDWVDPTGETRDVMVRLVPEARTSPNDLAQLPLVLPGAPGGPPVVVPLGQIADIQVMPGPAQINHLNREKVINIQANVQGRSLSEVLTDAQKRLEGVRLPEGYVLSEGGEAADTAEVFGRVLTALIVAVLLMYLILVVQFGSFLDPLAILISLPLSLIGVVLALLITGDTLNIMSLIGVILLMGIVAKNAILLIDFAKWSHAQGMPLREALIEAGRIRLRPIIMTTFALIAGMIPVALGRGEGADFRAPLGRAVIGGVITSTLLTLLVIPTVYEILANTRSRLLAALRRRFKKEQKGPKPGGGAPRPVPQGRQG; via the coding sequence AGCCCGTCATCGCCGTCACCATCGTCTACCCAGGGGCCTCGCCCGATGTGGTGGAGCGTGAAATCGTCGAGCCCATCGAGGATGCCATCTTCAGCATCAGCGGGTTGGATGGGAGCCGAACGACGTCCAGCGCCACGGATGGCCTGGCTCAATTCATTGTCTTCTTCGATTTCGAAAAGGACATTCAAGAGGCCTCACAGGATCTGCGCGACGCCATCTCCAGCAAGCGCGCGGACCTGCCGCAGGAGATGGAGGAGCCCATCCTCACGCGATTCGATCCGGCGGACATGCCCATCGTCTCGCTGACGCTCACGTCAGACACCTTGCCTGCCTCGGCGCTCACGCGAATCGCGGATCCAACGGTGGTGCGCGAATTGCGCTCGGTGCCCGGCGTGGCGCAGGTGACGGTGGTGGGCGGGGTGGAACGGGAACTCACGGTGGAGCTGCGGCCGACGGCACTCCAGGCCGCGGGGGTGAGCGTGGGCGAGGTGGTGCAGGCGCTCCAGTTCCAAAACCTCGCCGCACCGGTGGGCCGCATCAACGCGGCGCTGAAGGAGCAGACCATCCGCCTCAAGGGCCGCTTGGAGACGCCCGAAGAATTCATGCAGCTCGTCATCGCCGAGCGAGGAGGCCAAGCCATCCGGCTGGGCCAGGTGGCTCAGGTGCGGGATGGCACGGAAGAGCCGCGCACGCTGTCGCTCTTCAACGGCCAGCAGGCGGTGGGCATCGACGTGCTGAAGGCCAAGGGGTACAGCACCACGGATGTGGCGGACACCCTGCGCGAGCGCGTGAAGGCGCTCGAGCCCCACCTGCCTCAGGGGGCGCGGTTGGAGATCGTCCGGGACGCAGGCGTCCGGGTGGGCGCCGCGGTCACCAACGTGCAAGAGGCGCTCGTCGAGGGCGCCTTCCTCACGGTGCTGGTGGTGTTCCTCTTCCTCAACTCGTGGCGCTCCACGGTGATTACAGGCCTGGCGCTGCCGGTGAGCGTCCTGGCCTCGTTCATCAGCGTGTGGGCGTTCGGGTTCACGCTCAACACCATGTCCCTGCTGGGCCTGTCGCTGGCCATCGGCATTCTCATCGATGACGCCATCGTGGTGCGCGAAAACATCGTGCGCCACATCGAGCTGGGAAAGGACCACTACACGGCCTCTCGCCAGGGCACGAGTGAGATTGGCCTGGCGGTGGCGGCCACCACCTTCTCCATCGTGGCGGTGTTCGTCCCGATCGCCTTCATGTATGGGGTGGCGGGACAGTGGTTCAAGCCGTTCGCCCTCTCCATGGCGTGCGCGGTGCTGGTGTCGCTCTTCGTGAGTTTCTCGCTGGACCCGATGCTCTCGGCGTACTGGGCGGACCCGCAGGTGGAGAAGGGGGCCCGCAAGGGGCCCATCTCGCGGGCACTCTCTCGCTTCAATCACTGGTTCGACCGGCAAGCGGACCGCTACAAGCGCGTCATCGGTTGGGCATTGGACCACCGGCTGGCCATGGTGCTTCTGGCGGTGGGTTCACTGGTGGGCGCGCTGACGCTGCAAGGGGCGTTTGGCGGCGCGGGCTTCGTGCCGGTGAGCGACAACAGCGAGCTGGAAATCCTGGTGGAGACGCCTTCTGGCTCCAATCTGGAATACACGCGGCGCAAGGTGGAAGAGGTGTCGCGCCTCGCGCATGCGCACCCGGAGGTGGACTACACGTACGCCACCCTTGGCACGCCCTTGCCGCTGCGCTCGCCGGGCGTGGACCAGGCGCTGGTGTACGTGCGGCTCAAGCCCAAAGCCACGCGCGAGGTGAGCCAGGACGCGCTGGGCCACACATTGCGCCGGGAGATGGGCCGGGTGGGGGGAGCCAAGGTGTCCGTCTTCACCAGCGGGTTTGGCGGGGCATTCAAGTCCATCCAGCTCGAGCTGCGCGGGCCAGACGCGCGGGTGCTGAGTCAGCTGGCCGATCAGATGGCGGGCGAGGTGGCGCAGGTGCCCGGTGCGGTGGACGTGGGGTTGTCCACGCGCGGCCAGAAACCGGAACTGGTCGTGGAATTGCGGCGCGGGCTGGCTGGGCAGTTGGGGGTAACAGTGGGTCAGGTGGCGCAGTCGCTGCGGCCCGCTTTCGCGGGGCTCGACGCGGGAGACTGGGTGGACCCCACGGGCGAAACACGTGATGTCATGGTCCGGCTGGTGCCAGAGGCGCGGACGAGCCCGAATGACCTGGCGCAGCTCCCGCTGGTGCTCCCAGGGGCTCCGGGGGGGCCGCCGGTGGTCGTGCCGCTGGGGCAGATCGCCGACATCCAGGTCATGCCAGGGCCCGCACAGATCAACCACCTCAACCGTGAGAAGGTCATCAACATCCAGGCCAATGTGCAGGGGCGTTCACTGTCAGAGGTGCTGACCGATGCGCAGAAGCGGCTCGAGGGGGTGCGGCTGCCCGAGGGCTACGTGCTCTCGGAGGGTGGCGAGGCGGCGGACACGGCGGAGGTGTTTGGCCGGGTGCTGACGGCGCTGATCGTCGCAGTGCTGCTGATGTACCTCATCCTGGTGGTGCAATTCGGCTCGTTCCTGGATCCCCTGGCCATCCTCATCTCGCTGCCACTGTCGCTCATCGGCGTGGTGCTGGCGCTGCTGATTACCGGCGACACGCTGAACATCATGAGCCTCATCGGCGTCATCCTGCTGATGGGCATCGTCGCGAAGAATGCCATCCTGCTCATTGATTTCGCCAAGTGGTCGCACGCGCAGGGAATGCCCTTGCGGGAGGCGCTCATCGAAGCAGGCCGCATCCGCTTGCGGCCCATCATCATGACGACGTTCGCGCTCATCGCGGGCATGATTCCGGTGGCGCTGGGGCGTGGCGAGGGCGCTGACTTCCGTGCCCCCCTGGGCCGCGCGGTCATTGGAGGGGTCATCACCTCGACCCTCCTCACGCTGCTGGTGATTCCCACCGTGTACGAAATCCTCGCGAACACACGCAGCAGACTCCTGGCGGCGCTCCGGCGGCGCTTCAAGAAAGAGCAGAAAGGGCCCAAGCCGGGCGGCGGAGCCCCCCGCCCGGTGCCCCAGGGCAGGCAGGGCTGA